The sequence ATGTTGTTTGATACCTTCAACATTCAAAAGAACAAGTCAAATCCAATATATCCTAAGAGAAATGTACAAGCGGAGGCAACCAACAAAACCATAACAATGAACTTAAATAAGAAGCTCGGAGTATACAAAAAGAGGTGGTGCGAACAGCTACACAACGTCCTATGGGCTTATCGAACCACAATAAGGTCAGCTACGGGGGAAACTCCATTCTTGTTGACCTACAGAGCTGaggcagtcatcccaacggaggtaatacttccaacaacaaaaacaaaggcTTGGGACAAAAATCTAACAACAGACCCGATGTTAGAAAAGATGGatgacctagaagaaagaaggtaGGTAGCCCTGCAAAAGATGGTATACTATCAACGGAGGCTAGCTCGGGAATACAATAAAAGGGTCATCCCTCGGAACTTTGTGGTCGAGGAGTATGTGCTATGTCAGATACCatcatatcaaagaaagaaggagtggggcaAGCTAGCTCCAACATGGGACGGGCCTTACATTATACACGACATCGCTGGGAAAGGATATTACTATCTAACAACCCTAAAAAGAGAAGTGCTACAGCACCCCTGGAATGTAATGTACCTAAgaaagtactacccgtaagagaatgatGATTACTCATGAGAAGAAAGTAACGGGTAATAGCCCACCACGTTCTATCCTTGACCAAAGGTATTATAGACCTTACTTTTAATGAAATAAACTTTTGTTAAAAAATTAGCTTTGATTGTTACAATTAGGTTAGAACTGACACCCACCGTCAGGAGTGATGATGAGGCAAGGCAAGGCATAACTACGCATATGTCAATCTCAGATCCTCGGGGCGAAGGCTCCTTCCATGAGgcatgagaaaaaaaaaagatatcccCCATAGAGATACTTTGTCGAAGTAAAGAAGACATCGCGCTGAACgcatagggttacaggaaaattattactcACGTAGGAACTTTCGCTACCATGTACATTCTAGCCAAAGGATACCTTGGTAGGAcgttgaatgttccaccaaaggttaaacataccttagcaccttgtgatgactcgattGTGCGATCAATTAGACACATTATGTCTAAAAACAAGATATTCATGCAATAATATGTGTGAAAtaataattttaccaagatatATCTAACAAAGTTGCATAACAAACGACGAAGGTTCAAAATCACCACAAATCATTGTTTCGAAGAAAGGAGACATCTCAGCTAAGGAAAGATATCTCAGCTGAGTGCCCGAATTTCACCTTCATTTGGGAGGCCTGAGTCTCCAAATCAGAGGCCGATTTCCGACGAAACTCCATCATCTGGGCACTGAGCTGGTCATTAGCCTGCTGAAGTGACTCAACTTTAAATTTGGAAGCAACATCAAACTGACGAGCTCTCTGCAACGAAGATACTTGGCTCTCAAGATGGCTGACCTTAGCATTCATACCTACAagctgctcctggagacctgTGGATAAACAAAGGATAAGTTACAAACAAAGACAACTTGGGGGCACGACCAAGGCTACGtgaataagaaaatcctaagctacctccggcatgcctaagggattcttctaaactatgctggGCTTCGGGAAGGTACATCTCAGCAGTATCAAGATCTTCCACGAGGGTATCCCGTTCGGTCCGGAGATCCTCAATATCAATCTGGAGCGAAGAATTTTCAGAAGACAAAACctggtaaacattctctaactcttccaatctcttaaccatagatgcatgagacatggaagaa comes from Papaver somniferum cultivar HN1 chromosome 7, ASM357369v1, whole genome shotgun sequence and encodes:
- the LOC113295402 gene encoding uncharacterized protein LOC113295402, which produces MPDEGSGNEAKDDWRIPIHQSLDKGILPTDVKEARKLESKAVMYNLHDGILYRRFGIPAAVVSDNGTQLQGKKIDMLFDTFNIQKNKSNPIYPKRNVQAEATNKTITMNLNKKLGVYKKRWCEQLHNVLWAYRTTIRSATGETPFLLTYRAEAVIPTEVILPTTKTKAWDKNLTTDPMLEKMDDLEERR